The genomic window CCCAATGGGATCAGGGATCAATGGGATCAGGGATCACAGTGGGATCAGGGAATCAATGGGATCAGGACCCGTGTCCCACCTCCAGGGCTCCCACGCTGCGCTGGCGGCTCCGGGGCCGAGCCAGCCCCGCAGGTGGCAGCGCTGGGGACACCGCGGCACCGGGGATGTGGCCGGGGGAACTGCGGGGCCTCAGCCCTTCCTGCAAGGGGCGGGACAGGGAGTGAGTCCCGCACGGGTCCTGCCGCCCTGGGGACACGGCGACAAGGGCGGTGAAGCCGCCGCTCCTTGCTGCCCCTCCtcccgggggtgtcccctccTCCCGGATGTCCCCTCTTCCCAGGATGTCCCCCCGTGCGGGATTTCCCAGTCCGTGGGTTGTGACACCTTCCAGGGGTGTCCTTTTCCCGGATTGTCCCCCTCCCCGAGCTGTCCCCCCTCTCCGGGCTGTccccctctgtctgtccccctCTCGGAGTTGTCCCCTCGGgctgtcccccctccccgggtCCCCCCAAGTACCGCTGGCCCGGGGGACACCTGCGCCCGCTGCCTCtgtcccggccccgccgccgcagCGCCTCCAGCTCGGCCGCGTAATCtcggctgtggggacagcagggacacattGGGGGTGGCCCTGACCCGGGCCGGGGGCGTGGGGGGTCCCCaaggggaggagggacaggacagggcgTCTCCAaaaggggacagggaaggggaggaggggactggggggacacctgagggGTCCTcataaggagggagggacaggacagggtcTCACAAGGGCGGGGGGTTGGCTGCTCTGGGAGTGGCCCACCCTGAGGAGGGTGACAAGGACCTTAGAGGGGGATGTCCCCGAGGGACAGGGGGATGTCATCAAGGGACAGGGGTGTCTCGGGAACCAGGGCCCTTAcaggctgtcctgcagctccctctgtcGCGCCTCGCAGCGCTCCCGGCGCTCCCGCTGCTCCTCCAGCGCCTCCTgcagccgccgccgcagcccccGCGCCTGCTCCGCGCCCCGCGCCACCTCCTCTGGGGACAGCGGCGACACCGGTGTCACCCCAGGGCGGAGCACAGCCCCCGCctccgggccgggctccccgTGGGGCGACAGAGCTCACCTTGCAGCGCCGCTTTGTCACCGGCCAGCTGCGCCCGCTCGCGCCGCAGCGCCACCAGCTCGTCCCCCAGCGCGGTGACATtggcctccagcctggcctggggacGGGGGACACGTGGGGACAGCGGTGGGCAGTgtccacccccccccccccgccacccCTGACTCTTCATCTACTGCCAgagccctcctgctcctctgcctcacTGTCACCCCATGTCCCCAAACTGTCCCCACGCTCCTGGTGGCCTTGGGTCCTCCTCTCATCCTCCTCCAAGGCAGGGGATATGGATTTGGGGACAATCCCTCTGCCCTGGAGGGATGGCTCATCCTGAGGGTGGGGAGAACAGGAGAGCCCCAGGTCACCCacgtccccaagtgtccccccGCTCCTGGTGGCCTTGGgtgcctgtccccatcccatcaCGTCCCTCAAAGCGTTGGGGATGTGGCTTTGGGGACAATCCCTCCTTCCTGAAGTGACACTCCTCCTGGGGGAGCTGTGACTTGTCCCAGCAGGCCGAGGTCACCCCGCGGGTGTCACCGCTGgtgccagggaggggacagggggacaggagctcTCCAACAAGCTGCCCAGAccagccctgcccggctcccggCGCCAGCCCCGGGAAACGGGGACATTTTCCAGCCTCTCCGGACCATTGTTCAGCCGGATGAGCCCGAGAGGGGCGGCGGGACCCGGCTCTTCCTCCGGGCCCTTTCCCGGCTGCGACCGCAGCTAAAAATACCCGGGAAGGACAAACCCGGGAGCTGCGGCCCCGCCGCTGCCTCGGGACTCGGTAATTACCGGGATGGAGCCGGGAACAGCGGCCCCGCCAGGAGCGGGACGGGcggggagcagccagggctcgggtttggggtgtccctgcagggaggtgGCGGCTGTGCCCCCCCCAGGATGGAGGCGGGAGCATATTTATGGGGTGCTCtctttttggggtgtcccctgcTGGGAGGTGGTGGCTGTGCCCCCCAGGTGGCTGTGTCCATGTCCCAGCTCACCCTCCCGGCTGGAACTGGGAAttctcccagggatggagcagcccccGGGCTTGGCCGCtggacagggagagagggacaggggacactgctgaGGGGATAGGGGATGTTGTCCCCAACCCACTTTCCATCCCAAAGTGACCAAACAcctccttgtccccatccctctggcCGCCTACTGGGACTGGAGACAGGTGTGAGGGGCTACTGAGGGGACACAGAGTGTTGTCCCCGTCCCATTTTCCATCCTAAATTGACCAAAcccctccttgtccccatctccctgccacctaaggggacaggggacactgctgaGGGGACATGGGGTGCAGTCCCCATCCTCTTTGCCACTCCAAAGTGACCAAAcccctccttgtccccatccctccgGCCACCTACCGCCCGCTGGCGGCAGGACACGAGGCTGGcattgtccctgctgctgtccccccgTGCCCGTGCCAGCTCCCGGCGCAGCGCGTCCCCGTCGCTCTGCAGCCGTTCCCGGTGCCGCTCCAGCTCCGCCAGGCGCGTCCCGAGCTCCCGGCTCTCGTTCGCCGCCCGCTCCTGGCAGCCGCGCAGCTTCCCCAGCGCCTCGGAGCGCCACAGCAGCAGCGCCACCGCCACTGTCACCGccgccaccagcagcagcagcgccgcgCACAGCGCCAGCACCTTCAGCGTGGCCCGGGGCACCGCGGGGTCCATGGcgggggggacagcggggacagaggggacaggcgGGGACCAGAGGGGGACAGGACGGGACAGAGGGGACGGGGGGGACAGAGGAGACAGGCGGGGACCAGAGGGGggcagagggcacaggagggcacagaggagacaggaggggacagacGGGGACGGGAGGACCCGCTCCGGTGGTGGCTGTGTCAGGATGTGGCGGTAGCACTGCTGGCGACACTGTAATTGTTGCGCGTGGGCCGAGGTTCGTGGCAGGTCAGGGCCCAGAAtaggtttttgtttgtgctgGACAGGGGACAGGTCTCTGCCCCAGCTGCGGGGACGAGCCAGGGTGGCCTCAGTGACCGCTGGGACGCTGAGGTTCCCATCTATCCCCAGCACGGAGCTCCGTGTCCCCTGCAGCGAGAGCAAGGCAGGTTTGGCCAGGATTTATGGAAATGGGTTGAAAAATGAGGATTTGTGGAATGGCTGCGGCTCAGGGCAGCGTTggcatgtccctgtcccctgtccctgtccctgtcccctgtccatgtccccatcccctgtcccctccctacCCCTGGTGGCCAGAGGGGAATGGTCACTTCGGGGTGTCCCCAtggagctgggacagagggacccacaccgtccgtaactctttgtttttattttctcctactGTCCTAAATCCCAGTTGTCCAAATCTGCATTCCTCTAATTACATTGCTGGCTTTAGAACCATTTCATTCCTATTcaacttttaatattttaaaaacaagggaCTGGCGTTTTTCTCAGGGTCGTTCCCTAAGGCGGTGGCATCGCCCTTGGGCCTGTCccctcagggctgtcccctctCTTGGGGCTGTCCCCTCAGAGGGTGGCCTGTCCCCTGTCTCAGGTGGTGGCCTCCCCCTCGGGGCTGTCCCCCCCGTCCAGCAGCCCGTAGTGTGcgtggctctggcagggccgCTGCAGGGGATGCGCCAGCAGCTTGGCCATGCAGTTGTGCAGCTCCAGCGCCGGCCCCGCCAGGGCCACCTCGTACTTGTAGTTGGTGCCTTTGGTGTCCAGGCTGCCGAAAAACCCGAACatgtcctggggaggggacacacagggataCAATGGGGTCAGAGCTGGGCTTGTACTGACCTCAAATTCTGAgaaatttcctctttttgtcCTCTAGGTTTGCCCaaaaatttccccccaaaatgctGTTCTTTTGTCACCCCATTGTTGGTGATACCCCAGTGTCCATTGGCCTCCTAAATTCCCCACAAACCCATTCCATTTCTACCCCATTTTCCCCTAAtccccccattcccaccctattttcccCTAATTGTCCCATtgccccctaaatccccccattcccatcccatttcctcctttttttaccccaatccccccaacccccccttttttccccaatttccccccaaaatccctctcaAATCCTCTCCCAACCCCCTCATtcccacaaaaagaaaaaagggggaatttgggtgggaaaatttggggggggggaatttgggggaaaaagaaaataaaaaaggtaaaatggggacaaatgaggggaaaaatgggggaatttgtgggggggggaaagggaggatttggggagaaagaaaggaattggGGGAATTTGTCTCCTTTTACCTTCCAGCTGCTCTCGTCTTCCTTTTCATCCACCCCGTTGTGGATGTAAACGACATCGAAGAAGAAATaggggcactgcagcagcttctggggggaaaaaggggaatttgggggctttggggggagatttggtgggtttggggggagatttggggtggAAATGGGGAATTTTGCGGCTGGCatagggggattttggggctggcaTGGGGAGATCTGGGGTGGAaatggggggattttgggggtggcATGGGGGGATTTTGAGAGTGGAAATGGGGGGAGTTTGGGTGGAAacatggggattttgggggtggcacagggggattTGGATGTCCCAGACCTTCATGTGCTCACCCCTGCAGAagtgggggattttggggtgtcacaggggggattttgggtggaaaaggggggattttggggtgtcccagacCTTGACGTGCTCGCCCCCACAGAAGTGGGGCTGGCAGCGCGGGCGCCCGAACACCAGGATGGTTCTGACCACGAAGGGCGGGGGGATGGTCTGGACATTGTCGGTCACCGGCAGCTCCACCTTCtgctggctgggatggggacaggacagggtggcacccatggggacaggacagggtggcagccacagggacaggggacagagacAGGTGGCACTCCCAGGTCAGGGTGGctgccacagggacaggggacagggctcgGGTGCCACCCCCCAGCACCCTCCAaaccccccagcacccccagaacGTTCTGGAACCCTCCAGTGCTCACATGAGGTTGAAGAGCCCATCCAGATCTGAGCTTGGAGTCAAGGCTGGTCCTGGCACCTGTGAcacccccagggccacccccagGGCGACCCAGacacctgtgccacccccagggccacccccagggccacccccagggccacccctggCACCCAAGACACCCCAATGCCACCCAAGGGAAAGGGACCCCAGTGGCACTCTGGTGACCCCAGTGGCAAAAAAGGGATCCCCCCTGGCACCCAAGACATCCAGGACCCCCTGATGCCACCCAGGTGGCACCCAGGACACCCCAGTGGCACGGCAGGATACTGAAGGACTGGCACACGACAGTGTCCAGGTCGTAGAGGCAGCTGCAAACCTCACGTGGGTCTGACGTGAACCCCGAGAGCTGCGGGGGCACCAGGCTGGCACCGAGCTGGCACTGGCCCTGTGTccaccctgtcccctgtgcccagctctgtgcccacccctgtccccacctcTGTGCCcgcccctgtgtccctccctgtccctttgccctgtgcccatccctgtccccactgccagtcccttgtgcccatccctggccctggccccaccctgtgcccgtcccctcctggcaccccaggccccctctccctgtccctctccctgtcccaccccgtgcccatccctgtccttgtccctgcccggtgccccctggcaccccagccccccctgtggctgtgcccatGTCACCCACCCAGGTGGCATCGTTGTTCACCACCACCAGGGCGAACTCGTGGCTTTTGTCGATTTTGTGTTTGGTCCTGACGAACATCTCGATCATCTTCTGGGCCACCGTCAGGGCGTTGCTGCGGCACCTGCGGGGCACGGGCTTAGCGcaccccagaaaccccaaaacacacaaaccccacacaccACAAACCCCAGAGACAccaccaaaccctgcccagcaccccaaaaaccacacaAATCCCAGAAACACCACAAACCCTCACCTGGCACCCCAAACACACCAGAAACCCACCCAGCAGCCCAAAACCACCacctggcagcccctggcactgaCCCATTGAAGGACTCCAGTTTGGGCACTGCCATCTCCTCGGCCAGGTCCAGGCAGATGATCTGGGGTGGCGGGGGGGGCACAGCTGAGACCCCCGAGTGTCGCCAGGGACCCTCAGGATgtccccagtccatcccagtccctcgcaatcccctcccagtccaccccaattcccccccaccaattccctcccagtccctctcatTTCCCCacaatcccctcccagttctcccagtcccctccatcccccccAGTCCGTCCCAGTCGCCCCGAATTCCCCCTTCCAacccttcccagtccctcccaatcccccCCGCCCCGTtcctcccagttcatcccagtccctcccactcccctcccaactcctcccagtccctcccagtcactCACCACCTTCTCGGGGCAGTTCACCCGCGGTGTTCTGACGGTCACCTCGCCGTGCTGCCCGTGGCTGCCCGGGCCGTGCCAGGCCGTGCCAGGCTGCCCgggggggctgtgcccggcGCTGGCCGCCTCCCCCTCGCCCTCGCTGCGGTTCCCCGGAGCCTCTCCCCGGTTTCCCGGAGCCTCTCCCCGGTTCCCCGGGGCCTCTCCCCGGCTGCCCACGCTGCCTGGCCCGCTCGGGGCTCGGTCCTCGGCGCCTTCGGGGTTGGAGCGGGTGCGGGGCCGAACTTCTGGAAccttctcctcctcatcctcggCCGCGCTGCCCGGTTCCGACGTGTCCATCCCGAAACTGGGGGGTTGGCACCCCAAAACCGGGGGGTGTGCTGCGGctggcaccccaaaatcagcgGGTTTGGGGGTGCTGTGAGGCTGGGACCCCAAACCTGGGGCTTCTCTGTGCCTGGGACCCCTAAAGTGGGGAAATTCCGGTGCGGCTGTGACCCCAAAATCAGTGGTGTCCCGGTGCGGCTGTGACCCCAAacccggggggctcggggggggaTCTCGCTGCGTGGGGAGGGGCTCCACAGACAGGGGGGTAGGAGGGGCAGGGGCTCCGCGGAGTTTGGGGGTTCCCCAATCACTCCCCCTCTCCACTCAGCCCCATTCTCGGATCCCCTTTCCCACGCCCCCCACCTTCCCAcgcccctcccctgccccattTCCCCCGCCCCACGCCCCCAtctcctccctccatcccttccttccccatcccctgccccgCTCCTGCTCGCCCtcgaccccccaaaaccccccaaaacccccctgaaacccccaaaatcccccgaGCCCCCCGCGCTCACCGCTCACCGCAGCTCGAGCTCCGCCGGAAATGGCGCCGCGGGAGGGCTGCTGGGAGTTGTAGTCCCTTTGGGTGCCCCCGCCACCATGGGGATGACCCCCGGGCCCCGAACGCCTCCTCACGGCCCCGTCCCCTCACACACCCCCTTCCCCACCTCCCTCCCGTTCGTGTTCGCCCGCCAGAGCCCCCGCGCTCACCGCTCAGGTCCGGCCCCGTTCCGCCGGAAGTGGTGTCGCGCGGAGGCTGCTGGGAGTTGTAGTCCCCCTGGACCCCCGGCAAAACCCCCgaccgccgccccccgccccacAAATGCCGTTCTAAACCGTGCTGCGCCTCTGCCGCACCCCAAACATCGTGTGAACCCCCCCGAACGGCTTCCTGCACCCCAAATATCCCCGTGCTCCGCCCTCTGTACCCCAAATGCTCGTGTTTTACCCTAAATATCCATGTGCACCCCCAAAACTGCTTCCCGCACCCCAAATGTCCACGTGCACCCCCCAAACATCCGCCTGCACCTCAAATATCGATGTCCGCACTCCATATACCCACCTGCACCCCAAATATCCACGCGTACCCTAAATCCCCGTGTACCCCCCCAGAACCGCCtcccacaccccaaatccccctgctccacacccctccctccctccccgcaCCCCAAATaccctcccagcaccccaaaaccagcacccTCCTACTTCTCACAGCACCCCAAAGCTCTTACAGCACCCCCAAATTCTCCTGCACACCCCAAAAGCGTTTTGGGGTCCCCGTCCCTTTGCAGGGGGTGCTCGGTGGGGTGAGGGTGGCACCTGCCTGGCACCGGGGAGGGCACGGCCACACGGGGGGCTGGGGCATTTGGGGGgaggttggggttttgggggggtttttgagggggttttgagGGGGGCGAGCACCCCAAAAGGCCCCGTGGTGCCCCCCAGGCGGGGCAGCTGAACGGTTAAAGGAAGAGGAAATCCCGGCAGGAACACGGCCGGGGCCGGAGGCGCTGCCCGAGCTACCGGAGGTGCCGCGGGACGGGAGGGGACCGGGAGAGAACGGGAGGAACCAGGACGGAACAGGGGGAACCGGGACAGAATGGGAACCAGGGGGACCAGGACAGAACGAGAATGTGGGGGGAACCGGGGGGCACCGGGAGAGAATGGGAACGGGGACAGAATGGGGGGAACAGGGAGACACCGGGAACTGGGACAGAACAAGAACCAGGGGGACCGGGACAGAACGGGAATGTGGGGAAACCGGGACAGAATGAGAACTGGGACAGAACAGGACCTGGGACAGAACGGGGGGAACCTGGGGGGACCAGGAGAGAATGAGGGGAACTGGTACGGAACGGGGACGTGGGGGAACTGGGACAGAATGGGGGGAACCGGGAGAGAACTGCagctgggggggactgggacagaacggggggaactgggatggaACAGGGACAGAACGGGGATGTGAGGGGAACCGGGAGAGAACGGGAACCTGGGGGGAATGGGGATAGAACAGGGAATAGGGAGACAACGGGAACTTGGGGGGAACCGGGGGAGAACGGGAACTTTGGGGAACTGGGAGAGAACGGGAACCTCGGGATAGAGCGGGGCCTGCTGGGACCCTGGGGGGAAACTGGGACTTACTGGGAGGCTGGGTGTGGAGCCAGGACATCCCGGAGCCCCCGTGTGGAACCGGGACGTGTTGGGACCCTCAGAGTGGAACCGGGACCTGCTGGGAGCCACGGGCAGGACGATCCCGGACCGCGGGCATGGAGGAGGTGAGCGGGCACTGTCCGTGCTGGGCACAGCGCGGGGCTGACCCCAAACGGGGCTGACCCCACCCGGTCCCGGGGCTCCTCGTGCCGCGCTCCGCGGTGGAATTCCCACTCCGGGCACCGGGATGGGGCCGGTGGCCCAGCGGGCCGGGCTGGTGGCCACAgctcatccctgtgccaggagaacCCGGTAGGTGCCACCCGCTCTGCCCCCCGGGCTGAACGGGGCACGGGCACCCCCACGGGcaccccggcccggcccccgcgccaggaggaggaggagaaagcggaggaagaggatgaggaggatgacgAGGACGTGGGCAGTGACACCGAGGACATCCCGCTGCTGGCAGGGGCGGCCCCGCGACAGCAGCGGCGACAGCAGCGCCCCGCCAGGTACCGGCACCGGGAGAGTCACCCGCGGGAACACCGGGAAcgaggggacaccgggaacgAGGGGACACCGAGACCTCACCGTGCCCTTCCTCGCCCCGCAGGGCGGATGAGGACGGCTGGGAGGCCACcgccactgtccccactgtcgCCGCTGTCAGCCCGGACGGTGAGCGCCGCCCCCCGTGCCACCACAGGTGCCACCGCCgcgctgtccctgccctgacGGCGGCCGTGTCGCTGTCGCTGTCCCCAGTGCGCAGTCCGGATCTCTTCGAGCGCCTGCAGCACGCCGTGAGCTCCCTGGAGCGCGCCGCCTTCTCCCGCCGCCGGCAGCCCCCGGCgtggccgccgcccgccccggcctGGCACCGGGCGCTCCAGGTGAGCCTCGCCACGCCCGCGGTGCCTGCGGCGGCACGGCGGGCACGGACTGACCGGCCTGGCACGCGCAGAGCCTGCAGGAACTGAGCCGGACACCGGGCTGGGCGCGCCGCTGCTGgccggaggcggcggcgggaccGGGGCCACCGGCGGAGGtgggggcggcggcggcaaGGAACGCGAGCCTGCgggcagccctgggccagcgggatgaggagctgggccaggccaCGGCCgcgctgcgggcgctgcggggcGAGCGGGAGCGCCTGCAGGGCAAGGTGGGTGCGGGACAGCGGGTGCCACCCTCGGGGTGTCCCGGGTGCCACCGTCGGGGTGTCACCAAAGC from Molothrus aeneus isolate 106 chromosome 27, BPBGC_Maene_1.0, whole genome shotgun sequence includes these protein-coding regions:
- the BABAM1 gene encoding BRISC and BRCA1-A complex member 1 isoform X2; translated protein: MDTSEPGSAAEDEEEKVPEVRPRTRSNPEGAEDRAPSGPGSVGSRGEAPGNRGEAPGNRGEAPGNRSEGEGEAASAGHSPPGQPGTAWHGPGSHGQHGEVTVRTPRVNCPEKVIICLDLAEEMAVPKLESFNGCRSNALTVAQKMIEMFVRTKHKIDKSHEFALVVVNNDATWLSGFTSDPREVCSCLYDLDTVVCQSFNLDGLFNLIQQKVELPVTDNVQTIPPPFVVRTILVFGRPRCQPHFCGGEHVKLLQCPYFFFDVVYIHNGVDEKEDESSWKDMFGFFGSLDTKGTNYKYEVALAGPALELHNCMAKLLAHPLQRPCQSHAHYGLLDGGDSPEGEATT
- the CCDC194 gene encoding coiled-coil domain-containing protein 194, translated to MDPAVPRATLKVLALCAALLLLVAAVTVAVALLLWRSEALGKLRGCQERAANESRELGTRLAELERHRERLQSDGDALRRELARARGDSSRDNASLVSCRQRAARLEANVTALGDELVALRRERAQLAGDKAALQEEVARGAEQARGLRRRLQEALEEQRERRERCEARQRELQDSLRDYAAELEALRRRGRDRGSGRRCPPGQRKG
- the BABAM1 gene encoding BRISC and BRCA1-A complex member 1 isoform X1, with the protein product MDTSEPGSAAEDEEEKVPEVRPRTRSNPEGAEDRAPSGPGSVGSRGEAPGNRGEAPGNRGEAPGNRSEGEGEAASAGHSPPGQPGTAWHGPGSHGQHGEVTVRTPRVNCPEKVIICLDLAEEMAVPKLESFNGCRSNALTVAQKMIEMFVRTKHKIDKSHEFALVVVNNDATWLSGFTSDPREVCSCLYDLDTVVCQSFNLDGLFNLIQQKVELPVTDNVQTIPPPFVVRTILVFGRPRCQPHFCGGEHVKKLLQCPYFFFDVVYIHNGVDEKEDESSWKDMFGFFGSLDTKGTNYKYEVALAGPALELHNCMAKLLAHPLQRPCQSHAHYGLLDGGDSPEGEATT